A genomic window from Algoriphagus sp. Y33 includes:
- a CDS encoding efflux RND transporter periplasmic adaptor subunit → MKNFILSLGALVLLNACSPAHSTDQAATAPPQLPVYFIQESSAETSLEYPATVEGTVDIELRPQVSGTLERIMVDEGEYVEKGKPVFAINDLPFREALNHAIANLHAAEAAVVQSELEVAKYTPLVEKKVVSEFQLKTLEASRQLALSNLEQAKAQVESAKINLSYTKIQAPVSGYIGRLPKKQGTLVGPSDPSPLTTLSDVHEVHVYFALGETDFIRFTDRYEGETLTEKIKNLPPVTLVLADHSKYSEPGRVDVVDGQFNKNTGTITFRATFPNERGLLRSGNTGRIVITHPHMKAILVPQQSTFEIQDKVFVVAVDDKNQVVRKPIQVSGTSGDNYLVSGGLKAGDRIVHKGFETLQDGAIIAPSPQK, encoded by the coding sequence ATGAAAAATTTTATCTTAAGCCTAGGTGCTCTTGTACTGCTGAATGCATGCAGTCCAGCACATTCCACTGATCAGGCAGCCACTGCTCCACCACAATTGCCTGTATATTTTATTCAAGAATCGAGCGCTGAGACTTCCTTGGAATATCCGGCCACAGTGGAAGGAACCGTGGATATTGAACTACGCCCGCAGGTAAGCGGAACACTTGAGCGGATCATGGTGGACGAGGGAGAATATGTGGAAAAGGGAAAACCCGTGTTTGCGATCAATGACCTGCCTTTTCGGGAAGCACTTAATCACGCCATTGCCAATCTCCACGCTGCAGAAGCTGCAGTGGTGCAAAGCGAGCTTGAAGTGGCGAAGTATACACCTTTGGTGGAGAAAAAGGTAGTTTCCGAATTTCAACTGAAAACCCTGGAAGCAAGCCGGCAACTTGCACTTTCCAATCTTGAACAGGCAAAAGCACAGGTAGAGTCCGCCAAAATCAATTTGAGCTATACGAAAATTCAGGCTCCGGTAAGCGGCTATATAGGCAGGTTGCCCAAGAAACAGGGCACGCTTGTCGGTCCGTCAGATCCTAGTCCGTTGACTACATTGTCTGATGTGCATGAAGTGCATGTGTATTTTGCTTTGGGGGAGACAGATTTTATACGATTTACAGACCGGTATGAAGGAGAGACTTTGACGGAGAAAATCAAAAATCTTCCTCCTGTCACATTGGTACTCGCCGATCACAGCAAGTACTCGGAACCGGGAAGAGTGGATGTCGTAGACGGACAGTTTAATAAAAATACGGGTACAATCACCTTCAGAGCCACTTTTCCAAATGAGCGTGGCTTACTCCGATCCGGTAATACGGGTAGGATTGTGATCACCCATCCCCATATGAAGGCTATTCTGGTTCCCCAGCAATCGACCTTTGAAATTCAGGACAAAGTCTTTGTGGTAGCTGTAGATGACAAAAATCAAGTTGTCCGGAAACCAATTCAAGTAAGTGGGACCTCCGGAGATAATTATTTGGTGTCGGGCGGACTGAAAGCAGGTGACAGAATTGTACACAAAGGATTTGAAACGCTTCAGGATGGGGCAATCATCGCTCCGAGTCCTCAGAAATAA
- a CDS encoding efflux RND transporter permease subunit: MFQKFIDRPVLASVISILLVILGVLGVFKLPLQQFPDIAPPAVQVVALYPGANAETLLRSVAPSLEESINGVEGMSHISSTASNDGSLVIKVYFELGTDPDQAAVNVQNRVSQATSQLPAEVVQAGITTSKQQNSLLMVVSMFSTDPEAYDQTFLANYAQINIIPEIKRIKGVGQSMIFGGNKDYSMRVWLNPSQMAAYNLTPAEVTAAIQDKSLEAAPGKLGESSEVAFEYVVKYKGKLNKPEDYDNIVVRANPDGTVLRLKDVARIEFGAYSYTNFTRVDEKQGVNIATFQIAGSNSSEIQIAIGELMKKAEKDFPEGVGYLILYNTKDSLDQSISQVVTTLIEAFVLVFLVVFIFLQDFRSTLIPAIAVPVAILGTFFFMLLFGFSINLLTLFALVLAIGIVVDDAIVVVEAVHSKMELEHLSPKAATRSAMGEITGAIISITLVMASVFLPVGFMEGSTGVFYQQFAFTLAIAIIISAINALTLSPALAALFLKDKHHGGTGSKKLTFSEKFFIGFNSGFEKLTNNYVGGIRMLIRRRWVGVTALALVIVTTVVLIRITPSGFIPSEDQGFIAVSLDLPAGASLERTTEVMKEAEIALRDMDFHSSLNVMSGFNILTEAASPSAGVLFILLKPVKERGEVSDINEIMALVNQEFSKIKGANFFVFTFPTVPGFSNVDGLELVLQDRSGGALQKFSGVSSDFMGKLMGREEIGFAFSSFKSDYPQYNLEVDEVKAAQLQVSVREVLQTLQAYFGSMQASDFNRFGKYYRVMIQAEKSDRVDESSLDGIFVKNSLGEKVPVNTLARLERVYGPETVSRYNLFNSIGINAVAAPGFSSGDALLAIQEVAKEELPNGYALEFTGMTKEEMGSGGQSLIIFILSLLFIYFLLSAQYESYILPLAVIFSIPTGVLGVFVAIGLTGIENNIYVQVALVMLIGLLAKNAILIVEFAVQRRRAGRSLMDAALEGARLRLRPILMTSLAFIAGLIPMMFAKGPSALGNHSISIAAAGGMLSGVILGLIIIPLLFVIFQHIHERISSPPELQPEESKELVTH; the protein is encoded by the coding sequence ATGTTTCAAAAATTTATAGACAGGCCGGTATTGGCTTCTGTCATATCAATCCTATTGGTTATTCTCGGGGTTCTGGGGGTGTTCAAATTGCCCCTTCAGCAGTTCCCCGATATTGCCCCGCCTGCAGTGCAGGTAGTGGCCCTGTATCCGGGTGCCAACGCAGAAACACTGCTGAGGTCGGTAGCTCCTTCGCTCGAGGAATCCATCAACGGCGTGGAAGGAATGAGCCATATAAGTTCCACGGCCAGCAATGATGGTTCACTGGTCATCAAAGTGTACTTCGAGCTGGGTACCGATCCTGACCAAGCTGCGGTGAACGTTCAAAACCGTGTGTCCCAAGCCACCAGCCAGCTGCCTGCCGAGGTGGTGCAGGCGGGAATCACCACATCCAAGCAACAGAACAGTTTGCTGATGGTAGTATCCATGTTTTCCACGGATCCTGAAGCTTATGACCAGACTTTTCTGGCCAATTATGCACAGATCAATATTATTCCTGAGATCAAGAGGATCAAAGGAGTGGGTCAATCGATGATCTTCGGAGGCAATAAGGATTACTCCATGAGGGTATGGCTGAATCCCAGCCAGATGGCTGCCTATAATCTTACTCCGGCAGAGGTGACCGCCGCCATACAGGATAAAAGTCTCGAAGCCGCTCCGGGTAAACTGGGAGAAAGCAGTGAAGTGGCTTTTGAGTATGTGGTGAAGTACAAAGGGAAATTGAATAAACCCGAAGACTATGACAATATCGTGGTCAGAGCCAATCCGGACGGAACAGTTCTTAGACTAAAGGATGTCGCCAGAATAGAATTTGGAGCTTATTCCTATACCAACTTTACCAGGGTAGATGAAAAGCAGGGAGTAAATATAGCTACATTCCAGATTGCGGGATCCAACTCAAGTGAAATCCAGATCGCTATCGGTGAGCTGATGAAGAAGGCTGAAAAGGATTTTCCGGAAGGAGTAGGTTATCTGATTCTTTATAATACCAAAGATTCTCTTGACCAGTCTATTTCGCAGGTGGTTACTACACTGATAGAGGCATTTGTATTGGTTTTTCTGGTAGTCTTTATATTCCTTCAGGATTTTCGTTCCACCTTGATTCCGGCCATTGCAGTACCGGTGGCGATCTTGGGTACCTTCTTCTTTATGTTGCTTTTTGGTTTCTCCATCAACTTGCTCACGCTGTTCGCATTGGTGTTGGCGATTGGGATAGTAGTGGATGATGCCATTGTGGTCGTAGAGGCGGTTCATTCCAAAATGGAACTCGAACATCTTTCTCCGAAAGCGGCTACGAGAAGTGCTATGGGTGAGATCACGGGTGCGATTATCTCTATTACTTTGGTAATGGCTTCGGTATTTCTTCCCGTAGGCTTTATGGAAGGCTCTACGGGGGTATTTTATCAGCAGTTTGCTTTTACCCTCGCGATAGCCATTATTATTTCAGCGATAAATGCACTTACGCTGAGCCCCGCTTTGGCCGCTTTGTTTCTTAAGGATAAGCATCATGGGGGCACAGGGAGCAAAAAACTAACCTTTAGTGAGAAGTTTTTCATCGGGTTCAATTCCGGTTTTGAAAAACTCACCAATAATTACGTAGGTGGGATCCGAATGCTAATCCGTCGCAGATGGGTAGGTGTGACAGCACTGGCTCTCGTGATAGTGACTACCGTGGTACTGATCAGAATAACTCCATCAGGTTTTATACCTTCAGAAGATCAGGGTTTTATAGCGGTATCTCTTGATCTGCCTGCCGGTGCATCACTGGAGCGTACTACTGAAGTGATGAAAGAAGCGGAAATTGCACTCAGAGATATGGATTTTCATTCCTCGCTGAATGTGATGTCCGGGTTTAATATTCTTACGGAAGCCGCGAGCCCATCTGCCGGTGTTTTGTTTATCCTGCTCAAACCAGTCAAAGAACGGGGAGAAGTGAGTGACATCAACGAGATCATGGCGTTGGTAAATCAAGAATTCTCCAAAATCAAAGGAGCAAATTTCTTCGTGTTTACATTTCCAACAGTCCCGGGATTTAGCAATGTGGACGGACTTGAACTTGTACTTCAGGACAGGTCGGGAGGGGCACTGCAGAAATTCAGCGGTGTGAGTTCCGATTTCATGGGAAAACTTATGGGTAGAGAGGAAATCGGTTTTGCTTTTTCTTCCTTCAAGTCTGACTATCCCCAGTACAATCTTGAGGTGGATGAGGTGAAAGCCGCTCAGCTTCAGGTGAGTGTTCGGGAAGTTCTCCAGACGCTTCAGGCTTATTTTGGAAGCATGCAGGCATCGGATTTCAATCGATTTGGTAAATATTACCGGGTGATGATCCAGGCCGAAAAGTCAGATCGGGTGGATGAATCTTCATTGGATGGGATCTTTGTCAAAAACAGTTTGGGAGAAAAGGTGCCGGTGAACACACTGGCCAGACTTGAGCGGGTCTACGGGCCGGAAACGGTTTCCAGATACAACCTTTTTAACTCTATTGGAATCAATGCCGTTGCCGCACCGGGCTTCAGTTCGGGGGATGCATTGCTTGCGATTCAGGAAGTAGCCAAAGAGGAACTTCCGAATGGTTACGCACTGGAATTTACGGGCATGACCAAGGAGGAAATGGGCTCCGGCGGGCAATCGCTGATCATCTTTATTCTCTCTCTTCTGTTTATTTACTTCTTGCTTTCTGCCCAATACGAAAGCTACATCCTTCCACTGGCTGTCATATTTTCGATACCGACCGGCGTTCTTGGGGTGTTCGTGGCAATAGGGTTGACAGGAATAGAGAATAATATCTACGTACAGGTGGCATTGGTGATGTTGATTGGTCTGTTGGCGAAAAACGCCATTCTGATCGTAGAGTTTGCAGTGCAGCGCCGAAGGGCGGGGAGAAGCTTAATGGATGCAGCTCTGGAAGGAGCCCGACTTCGCCTACGTCCTATTTTGATGACTTCACTGGCTTTTATTGCCGGACTTATCCCGATGATGTTTGCGAAGGGACCTTCCGCTCTGGGTAACCATTCCATAAGTATCGCAGCGGCAGGAGGGATGCTGTCAGGAGTGATTTTGGGGCTTATAATCATTCCACTGCTGTTCGTCATTTTCCAACATATACATGAGCGTATCAGCAGTCCACCTGAACTGCAGCCTGAGGAATCAAAAGAACTTGTAACTCATTAA
- a CDS encoding efflux transporter outer membrane subunit: MKSLIYKIAIILSIGWLAACKASEDIGTPVDVFPETFRGNEASVDSTDATILWNEFFIDPNLVSLIERGLERNNNLLIARKNIEVAQLNFKRAKWGNVPEFDLLVTANSSRFSDNSLNGISTDLFLERKSLEDYQLQGLLSWEADIWGKIRRQTQTALAEYLQTGEAAKALQTGVVASIAKSYYNLLKLDAQLEVAEQNLELSKRTKEIIDLQFASALVTTLAKDQATAQLKQAEQLIPYLEGEIAVEENTLSVLTGVAPNSIARGVFQENLASVIGTGVPADLLSERPDVKAAELGLQAANGKVGVAKAMMYPSLRITASTGLNAFEAANWFNFPGSVFGVVGGSLAQPVLNRRRLKTNLQTEQIQREQQIYTFQETVLTAIKEVSDAMVRIEKTAERQDVASSRVEALENAVGNADLLFENGVANYLEVITAQGNLLQSQLDLVEIRSAKLYASIDLYRALGGGWH; this comes from the coding sequence ATGAAATCTTTAATTTATAAAATAGCGATAATCCTGTCTATAGGATGGCTGGCTGCATGCAAGGCATCTGAAGACATAGGTACTCCTGTGGATGTTTTTCCGGAAACATTCAGGGGCAATGAGGCGTCGGTAGATTCTACCGATGCCACAATTCTCTGGAATGAGTTTTTTATTGACCCAAATCTCGTTTCATTAATCGAACGGGGACTGGAAAGAAACAATAATCTGTTGATCGCCAGAAAGAATATCGAAGTCGCCCAGTTGAATTTTAAGCGGGCCAAATGGGGCAATGTCCCTGAATTTGATCTCTTGGTGACGGCTAATTCCTCCCGTTTTTCAGACAACTCCCTGAATGGAATCAGTACGGATTTATTTCTGGAGCGGAAAAGTCTGGAAGATTACCAGCTTCAGGGCTTGCTGAGCTGGGAAGCTGATATCTGGGGTAAAATACGCCGGCAAACCCAGACCGCTCTTGCCGAATACCTTCAGACCGGTGAGGCTGCCAAGGCTTTGCAGACAGGGGTGGTAGCTTCCATAGCCAAAAGCTACTATAATCTGCTGAAACTAGATGCGCAGCTGGAAGTGGCAGAGCAAAATCTAGAACTCAGCAAGCGGACAAAGGAGATCATTGATCTGCAGTTTGCCTCGGCATTGGTTACTACGCTGGCAAAGGACCAGGCTACTGCGCAGCTGAAGCAGGCAGAGCAGTTGATTCCTTATCTGGAAGGGGAAATAGCGGTAGAGGAAAACACACTTAGTGTATTGACGGGAGTCGCTCCTAACTCAATCGCACGGGGTGTGTTTCAGGAAAATCTGGCAAGTGTGATCGGGACAGGTGTTCCTGCCGATCTCCTGAGTGAGCGCCCGGATGTAAAGGCAGCCGAACTGGGGCTCCAAGCGGCCAATGGAAAAGTGGGAGTTGCCAAAGCGATGATGTATCCCTCTCTTCGAATCACTGCTTCCACTGGACTCAATGCTTTTGAAGCCGCTAATTGGTTTAACTTTCCCGGATCGGTATTTGGCGTAGTGGGTGGAAGCCTTGCCCAGCCTGTGTTGAACAGGAGAAGGCTGAAAACCAATCTCCAAACGGAACAAATCCAACGGGAGCAGCAAATTTACACTTTTCAGGAAACTGTGCTGACTGCCATAAAGGAAGTGTCTGATGCGATGGTGAGGATAGAAAAGACGGCTGAGCGGCAGGATGTGGCTTCTTCACGTGTGGAGGCACTAGAGAATGCCGTGGGTAATGCAGATCTCTTGTTTGAAAATGGCGTGGCCAATTACCTGGAGGTTATTACCGCACAGGGTAATCTGCTCCAAAGCCAATTGGATCTGGTGGAAATAAGAAGTGCCAAGCTTTACGCTTCC